One genomic region from Microcystis panniformis FACHB-1757 encodes:
- a CDS encoding Rpn family recombination-promoting nuclease/putative transposase: MKTDTIFYQLFQSFPSIFFELIQLPINEANNYRFDSVEVKQLSFRLDGVFLPQNNHPQTPIYFCEVQFQEDEAFYQRFFTEIFLYLSKTNLTNDWRGVIVYPNPQVETDKVQRYRELLNCERVRRIYLNELENTPQTSIGLATVQLITLSKAKALDSTRKLIQRVREELTPDQKPQELLQLIETILVYKLPLLNRREIETMFSLDELKQTQYFQDVREEARQEGRQEGREEGRQEGIEQGIEQGIEQGIEQGIEQGRLNKALEAVPRLLALGLSVEQVASALELEVKQVRAMQKGT; this comes from the coding sequence ATGAAAACTGACACGATTTTTTATCAACTCTTTCAATCATTCCCCTCTATCTTCTTTGAATTAATTCAACTCCCTATCAACGAAGCCAATAACTACCGCTTTGACTCAGTGGAAGTCAAACAACTTTCCTTTCGTCTTGATGGAGTCTTTCTGCCGCAAAATAATCACCCCCAGACTCCTATCTACTTCTGTGAGGTACAATTTCAAGAAGATGAGGCTTTTTATCAGCGCTTTTTCACTGAAATCTTCTTATATCTCAGTAAAACTAACTTAACCAATGATTGGCGGGGTGTGATTGTCTATCCTAACCCTCAAGTAGAAACCGATAAAGTTCAACGCTATCGGGAACTCCTCAACTGCGAGCGAGTGAGACGGATTTATCTGAATGAATTAGAAAACACTCCTCAAACTTCGATTGGTTTAGCCACAGTGCAATTAATCACCCTATCTAAAGCAAAAGCGCTTGATAGCACCCGAAAATTAATCCAAAGAGTGCGGGAAGAATTAACCCCCGACCAAAAACCGCAAGAACTCTTACAATTAATAGAGACGATTCTCGTTTATAAGTTACCGCTTCTCAATCGTCGGGAGATAGAAACTATGTTTAGTTTAGATGAATTAAAACAAACTCAGTATTTTCAAGATGTGCGCGAGGAAGCGCGTCAGGAAGGTCGTCAGGAAGGTCGCGAGGAAGGTCGTCAGGAAGGCATTGAGCAAGGCATTGAGCAAGGCATTGAGCAAGGCATTGAGCAAGGCATTGAGCAAGGCAGACTAAACAAAGCACTAGAGGCGGTCCCTCGTTTGTTAGCCTTAGGGTT